One stretch of Campylobacter sp. CCS1377 DNA includes these proteins:
- a CDS encoding RidA family protein produces MQRYPKAIGPYSAYREANSFIFISGQIPIDPQNGEVVNGDIAQQSTQVLKNLQAILEENGLGFENVVKTTVFLADINEFTPMNEIYAKFFKAPYPARSAIAVKDLPKGVKVEIEAIAFKK; encoded by the coding sequence ATGCAAAGATATCCAAAAGCTATTGGTCCATATTCGGCTTATAGAGAAGCGAATAGTTTTATTTTTATATCAGGTCAAATTCCTATTGATCCGCAAAATGGTGAAGTTGTAAATGGAGATATTGCTCAGCAAAGCACTCAAGTTTTAAAGAATTTGCAAGCTATATTAGAAGAAAATGGACTTGGTTTTGAAAATGTAGTGAAAACAACGGTTTTTTTAGCAGACATTAATGAATTTACTCCAATGAATGAAATTTATGCCAAGTTTTTTAAAGCCCCTTATCCTGCGCGTTCAGCTATTGCCGTTAAAGATCTTCCTAAGGGTGTAAAGGTTGAAATTGAAGCTATAGCATTTAAAAAATAA
- a CDS encoding MmgE/PrpD family protein, with protein sequence MLYSEILADFIVGLKFEDIPSSVVQRAKELMLDSLGTALAASNEECVNNALKVFNTKGDTQIWGKEEKIDAISAAMLNGIAAHALDFDDTHTEAILHASAILTPLCLSYGFSVSKDAKKIIKAFIIGWEVAARVGIASKGSFHKRGFHTTAIAGIFGSVSASCVMLDLNKEQIINALGLAGSFASGVNEFLSNGSNSKVLHIANAIKNGIFVANCAKNGMSGPLSIFEGRDNIFRCFGIEQDCDKAKLCEALGEIWQVMQVSIKPYPSCHFAHGLIDCAIALRNDGLKADEIKSIHCFVDEVPISFICDPLEAKYTPNSAYAAKFSMPFLMALGFFDGKITLTSYENLKRDEVLEFAKKITYEKRKSSGFPKYFPGHIEAILQDRRVIKKDVFINKGNFDNPLSFEELKAKFLDNALRSVELKRAQNIINQIQDLENLQTFSF encoded by the coding sequence ATGCTTTATAGCGAGATTTTAGCTGATTTTATCGTAGGGCTTAAATTTGAAGATATCCCATCAAGTGTAGTGCAAAGGGCTAAGGAATTAATGCTCGATAGCCTTGGGACAGCTTTGGCTGCAAGTAATGAAGAATGTGTTAATAATGCTTTAAAAGTTTTTAATACTAAAGGTGATACTCAAATTTGGGGCAAAGAGGAAAAAATTGACGCTATAAGCGCTGCTATGCTTAATGGTATAGCAGCCCATGCGCTTGATTTTGATGATACGCACACAGAAGCTATTTTACATGCAAGTGCTATTTTAACTCCGCTTTGTTTGAGTTATGGTTTTAGTGTGAGTAAAGATGCTAAAAAAATCATCAAAGCTTTTATCATAGGCTGGGAAGTAGCTGCTAGAGTTGGCATTGCAAGTAAGGGAAGTTTTCACAAACGCGGTTTTCATACTACTGCTATTGCTGGAATTTTTGGAAGTGTGAGTGCGAGTTGTGTCATGCTTGATTTAAATAAAGAACAAATCATTAATGCTTTAGGGCTTGCAGGAAGCTTTGCAAGTGGGGTAAATGAATTTTTATCGAATGGATCAAATTCAAAAGTTTTGCATATTGCCAATGCTATAAAGAATGGAATTTTTGTTGCAAATTGCGCTAAAAATGGTATGAGTGGTCCTCTTAGTATCTTTGAAGGAAGGGATAATATCTTTAGATGTTTTGGCATAGAGCAAGATTGCGATAAAGCTAAACTTTGTGAAGCTTTGGGTGAAATTTGGCAAGTTATGCAAGTTTCTATAAAGCCTTATCCGAGTTGTCATTTTGCACATGGGCTTATTGATTGTGCTATTGCTTTAAGAAATGACGGCTTAAAAGCAGACGAAATTAAAAGCATACATTGTTTTGTAGATGAGGTGCCTATTTCTTTTATTTGTGATCCTTTAGAAGCAAAATATACCCCAAATAGTGCTTACGCGGCTAAATTTTCCATGCCTTTTTTGATGGCTTTAGGTTTTTTTGATGGCAAAATTACCTTGACTTCTTATGAAAATTTAAAAAGAGATGAAGTACTAGAATTTGCTAAAAAAATCACTTATGAAAAAAGAAAATCAAGCGGCTTTCCAAAGTATTTCCCAGGGCATATAGAAGCTATTTTGCAAGATAGAAGAGTGATTAAAAAGGATGTATTTATAAATAAAGGTAATTTCGATAATCCTTTGAGCTTTGAAGAGCTAAAGGCTAAATTTTTAGATAATGCCTTAAGAAGTGTCGAACTAAAAAGAGCACAAAATATAATAAATCAAATTCAAGATCTAGAAAATTTACAAACTTTTTCTTTTTAG
- the feoB gene encoding ferrous iron transport protein B, translated as MKKINVVLVGQPNVGKSLLINALCKANMKVGNFPGVTVEKAVAKAYYKDYEIKFIDLPGTYALDGYSEEEKITKNYIENENYDIIVNVLDSTNLERNLALSMQLLDINKKMILALNMQDEAHNEGAWINDKALEELLKIPCISVSAKTKQNLNSLLELIIQNHEKQFIAPQRIYSDVIENELDKITEFLNNKKLNHHDLSNRQFAFDLLLGKQQSEFDELNSLINSARNRLFMEYDTQDLNMIFRENLMAFAKAVAMKVLSQSKKKNKNLTKNIDAILTNKYLGIPIFLFFMWALFQLTFTLGQIPMDYIESGFAAFGNLCKEYISNELLASILADGIIGGVGAVVLFLPNIIILFFGIALLETTGYMSRVAFLLDGILHKFGLHGKSFIPLITGFGCSVPAFMATRTLKNKRDRLLTLFVINFMSCGARLPVYVLFIGAFFPSEKAGNYLFGIYILGAILGLCAAKLLRMTAFRGFDEPFVMEMPKYRMPNWHLVWFMVYNKAKMYLKKAGTFILLASLLIWFASNFPQNNVADVNLSELEKQELAIENSYLGQFGKAIEPVFAPLELDWKLSVSLVSGLAAKEVMISTMGVLYSLGSEVDEENLALRETIAKTIPFPTAVAYILFVMIYNPCFAATIVFSKESGKAKYTLYLFIFTCTVAYIVAFVGLNITKFVLN; from the coding sequence ATGAAAAAAATTAATGTTGTACTTGTAGGGCAACCTAATGTGGGTAAAAGTCTTTTGATTAATGCTTTGTGTAAAGCTAATATGAAAGTGGGAAATTTCCCAGGTGTAACCGTTGAAAAGGCTGTGGCAAAGGCATATTATAAAGATTATGAAATTAAATTTATTGATTTGCCTGGAACTTATGCCTTAGATGGTTATTCTGAAGAAGAAAAAATCACAAAAAATTACATAGAAAATGAAAATTACGATATTATTGTTAATGTTTTAGATTCTACAAATTTAGAACGCAATCTTGCTTTAAGTATGCAACTTTTGGATATAAATAAAAAAATGATTTTAGCTTTAAATATGCAAGATGAGGCGCACAATGAAGGTGCTTGGATTAATGACAAGGCTCTAGAAGAGCTTTTAAAAATTCCTTGTATTAGTGTTTCTGCAAAAACAAAGCAAAATTTAAATAGCTTATTAGAACTTATTATCCAAAATCACGAAAAACAGTTCATCGCTCCGCAAAGAATTTATAGCGATGTTATTGAAAATGAACTTGACAAAATCACTGAATTTTTAAATAATAAAAAATTAAATCACCATGATCTTTCTAATAGGCAATTTGCTTTTGATTTATTGTTAGGAAAACAGCAAAGTGAATTTGATGAGTTAAATTCACTTATTAATAGTGCGCGTAATAGGTTATTTATGGAGTACGACACTCAAGATTTAAATATGATTTTTAGAGAAAATTTAATGGCTTTTGCAAAAGCGGTAGCGATGAAGGTTTTAAGCCAAAGCAAAAAAAAGAATAAAAATCTCACCAAAAATATTGATGCTATTTTGACAAATAAATATTTAGGAATTCCTATATTTTTATTTTTTATGTGGGCTTTATTTCAGCTAACTTTTACTTTAGGACAAATTCCTATGGATTATATAGAGAGTGGATTTGCCGCCTTTGGTAATTTATGCAAAGAGTATATTTCTAATGAACTTTTAGCTTCTATTTTGGCTGATGGAATAATAGGTGGTGTGGGTGCTGTGGTATTGTTTTTGCCAAATATTATCATCTTGTTTTTTGGCATCGCACTTTTAGAGACAACAGGTTATATGTCAAGAGTCGCTTTTTTGCTTGATGGAATTTTGCATAAATTTGGCTTACATGGAAAAAGTTTTATTCCACTTATTACTGGTTTTGGTTGTTCTGTGCCGGCTTTTATGGCTACACGAACGCTAAAGAATAAAAGGGATAGACTTTTAACTCTTTTTGTTATAAATTTTATGAGTTGCGGTGCGAGACTTCCTGTTTATGTACTTTTCATCGGGGCTTTTTTTCCAAGCGAAAAAGCAGGAAATTATCTTTTTGGAATTTACATTTTAGGTGCGATTTTAGGACTTTGTGCGGCAAAACTTTTAAGAATGACAGCTTTTCGTGGATTTGATGAGCCTTTTGTAATGGAAATGCCAAAATACCGTATGCCAAATTGGCATTTAGTTTGGTTTATGGTTTACAATAAAGCTAAAATGTATCTTAAAAAGGCTGGAACTTTCATACTTTTAGCATCTTTACTTATATGGTTTGCGAGTAACTTTCCGCAAAATAATGTTGCTGATGTAAATTTGAGTGAATTAGAAAAACAAGAGCTTGCTATTGAAAATAGTTATTTAGGACAGTTTGGCAAGGCTATTGAGCCTGTGTTTGCTCCGCTTGAGCTTGATTGGAAATTAAGCGTTTCTTTAGTCAGCGGTTTAGCGGCAAAAGAAGTGATGATTTCAACCATGGGAGTGCTTTATTCTTTGGGTTCTGAAGTAGATGAAGAAAATTTAGCTTTAAGAGAAACCATTGCAAAGACTATCCCATTTCCAACTGCGGTAGCTTATATTTTATTTGTAATGATTTACAATCCTTGCTTTGCAGCTACTATAGTCTTTTCAAAAGAAAGCGGTAAAGCTAAATATACTTTATATCTTTTTATCTTTACTTGCACTGTGGCTTATATAGTCGCTTTTGTGGGTTTAAATATTACAAAATTTGTGTTAAATTAA
- a CDS encoding hydrogenase small subunit: MTKLSNEELKEILTKRIEKIKNSSLVDEKNINEESVKTLAKHLSLGNEIPPLAAKFFQIAPKMKVVWLHLCECTGCSESLLRSELPSFDEFIFDFFSLEYHETLMAANGTKAEELLEEVLEDEFVLAVEGGVAAIDTFFLTIGSKGESGFEILNKLATKAKAIFAVGTCSSYGGIQAAYPNPSKTCGISEVLSQKVVNIPGCPPSDVNIIANLAFYALFDTLPELDAQNRPVWAYGKCLHDLCERKAKFESGIFADTFDDEKAKNGACLFKIGCKGPYTYNNCPKVKFNSKTSWPVAAGHGCIACSEKNFWDEFGNYEKPMANIFSYAKLTNEKQNIEFTLKEQIEILSTMDFEFESNVKLILQNIAKNKLGASLIENYKKAFEKNYHFIEQNFDENSQISNDIWKYFEINFILAKGEFLKDKNDFLNAAKNYAFKHASPYDFKLTLAEKSKLDISKSFRMPLIYLCGGLDFEGIAYSALKAFEKSIQSVVEFNKQKIG, from the coding sequence ATGACAAAACTTAGCAATGAGGAATTAAAAGAAATACTCACAAAACGCATTGAAAAAATCAAAAATTCAAGTTTAGTAGATGAAAAAAACATCAACGAAGAAAGCGTTAAAACTCTTGCTAAGCATTTATCTTTAGGCAATGAAATTCCGCCTTTAGCAGCGAAATTTTTTCAAATTGCACCGAAAATGAAAGTCGTTTGGCTTCATCTTTGCGAATGCACGGGGTGTAGTGAGAGTTTGTTGCGTTCAGAGCTTCCTAGTTTTGATGAATTTATTTTTGATTTTTTTTCTTTAGAATACCACGAAACCTTAATGGCTGCAAATGGGACTAAGGCTGAAGAACTTTTAGAGGAAGTTTTAGAAGATGAATTTGTTTTGGCTGTAGAAGGCGGTGTTGCAGCTATTGATACCTTTTTTCTTACTATCGGATCAAAAGGCGAAAGTGGCTTTGAAATTCTTAACAAACTAGCTACTAAAGCTAAAGCTATTTTTGCAGTAGGTACTTGCTCAAGCTATGGTGGAATCCAAGCTGCTTATCCAAATCCTAGTAAAACTTGCGGTATAAGCGAAGTTTTAAGCCAAAAGGTAGTTAATATCCCCGGTTGTCCGCCAAGTGATGTTAATATCATAGCAAATTTAGCTTTTTATGCACTTTTTGATACCTTACCAGAGCTTGACGCACAAAATAGACCTGTATGGGCTTATGGAAAATGTTTGCACGATTTATGCGAAAGAAAAGCGAAATTTGAAAGTGGCATTTTTGCGGATACTTTTGATGATGAAAAGGCTAAAAATGGAGCTTGTTTATTTAAAATAGGTTGCAAGGGACCTTATACTTATAATAATTGTCCCAAAGTAAAATTTAATTCCAAAACCTCATGGCCAGTAGCCGCAGGGCATGGATGTATCGCTTGTAGTGAAAAAAATTTCTGGGATGAATTTGGAAATTATGAAAAACCTATGGCAAATATTTTTTCTTATGCTAAGCTTACAAATGAAAAACAAAATATAGAATTTACGCTCAAAGAGCAGATTGAAATTTTATCAACTATGGACTTTGAATTTGAAAGCAATGTTAAACTTATTTTACAAAATATAGCTAAAAATAAACTTGGGGCATCATTGATAGAAAATTACAAAAAAGCATTTGAAAAAAATTATCATTTTATAGAACAAAATTTTGATGAAAATTCTCAAATTTCAAATGATATTTGGAAATATTTTGAAATTAATTTTATTTTAGCCAAGGGTGAATTTTTAAAAGATAAAAATGACTTTTTAAATGCAGCAAAAAATTATGCTTTTAAACATGCAAGTCCTTATGATTTTAAACTCACTCTTGCCGAAAAATCAAAGCTTGATATTAGCAAATCCTTTCGTATGCCTTTAATTTATCTTTGCGGTGGACTTGATTTTGAAGGTATTGCTTATAGTGCTTTAAAAGCTTTTGAAAAAAGCATTCAAAGCGTGGTGGAATTTAACAAGCAAAAAATAGGTTAA
- a CDS encoding FeoA domain-containing protein yields MTLDVLKDDEVALIIDIDASDELKNRFFSFGFIKGRKIKKISSSLRKSTLMVELENSCVILRANEAKTIKIQKITQ; encoded by the coding sequence ATGACGCTTGATGTTTTAAAAGATGATGAAGTAGCTTTAATTATTGATATTGATGCTTCTGATGAGCTTAAAAATAGATTTTTTAGTTTTGGTTTTATCAAAGGGAGAAAAATTAAAAAAATTTCATCATCTTTAAGAAAATCTACTTTAATGGTGGAACTCGAAAATAGTTGCGTGATTTTAAGAGCCAATGAAGCAAAAACAATTAAAATACAAAAGATAACGCAATGA
- a CDS encoding PLP-dependent aspartate aminotransferase family protein, with translation MNSKTKLIHCGRGDQNVPVRSVNPTLMRASTILFKDHATWQEYRELRKTQRVLSYGARGTTTNFELEKLICELEGGHRAQLFPTGLAALAMVLLNYASKDAHFLITDAIYGPVRTICDLFLAKMGVEIDFLKADASDVEEKIKPNTKLILCESPGSILYEIIDLPKLCKIAHAHNIPVAIDNTYSSGYFLNPLELGVDISVIAATKYLSGHSDVTMGIVVINEKEWKNFDKLPEALGFTTSPDDAYLVLRGMRTLDVRMKAHEKSADEIVEFLQTRKEIKTIFYPKIKTHPNHEIFMRDHKGANGMVTIEFANGYSKEDAIKFVDKLEYFSIGASWGGYESLATVTTPPRTATDWSARGPFVRFHIGLEDTKDLIADLTQAFDSIKK, from the coding sequence ATGAATTCAAAAACTAAACTTATCCATTGTGGTAGAGGAGATCAAAATGTTCCTGTAAGATCGGTTAACCCTACACTTATGCGTGCATCAACCATACTTTTTAAAGATCACGCTACTTGGCAAGAATACAGAGAATTAAGAAAAACTCAGCGTGTTTTAAGTTACGGCGCTAGAGGAACGACTACAAATTTTGAGTTAGAAAAATTAATTTGTGAGCTAGAAGGCGGACATAGAGCTCAACTTTTCCCAACAGGACTTGCAGCTTTAGCTATGGTGCTTTTAAATTATGCTAGTAAAGATGCTCATTTTTTAATTACTGATGCTATTTATGGACCTGTTAGAACTATTTGTGATTTATTTTTAGCAAAAATGGGTGTAGAAATTGACTTCTTAAAAGCAGATGCTTCTGATGTAGAAGAAAAAATTAAACCAAATACAAAACTTATTTTATGTGAAAGTCCAGGTTCTATACTTTATGAAATCATAGATTTGCCAAAACTTTGCAAAATAGCACATGCTCACAATATTCCTGTAGCTATTGATAATACATACTCTAGTGGGTATTTTTTAAATCCACTTGAGCTTGGTGTAGATATCTCAGTTATTGCTGCAACTAAATATTTAAGTGGACATTCAGATGTTACTATGGGTATAGTAGTGATTAATGAAAAAGAATGGAAGAATTTTGACAAACTTCCTGAAGCTTTAGGTTTTACAACAAGTCCTGATGATGCTTATTTAGTACTTCGCGGTATGAGAACGCTAGATGTTAGAATGAAAGCTCATGAAAAAAGTGCTGATGAAATCGTAGAGTTTTTACAAACAAGAAAAGAAATAAAAACTATTTTTTATCCAAAAATTAAAACTCATCCAAATCATGAAATTTTTATGCGTGATCATAAAGGTGCAAATGGTATGGTTACAATTGAATTTGCAAATGGGTATAGCAAAGAAGATGCTATTAAATTCGTAGATAAATTAGAGTATTTTTCAATAGGTGCTAGTTGGGGTGGATATGAAAGTTTAGCAACCGTTACTACTCCGCCAAGAACAGCAACCGATTGGAGTGCAAGAGGTCCATTTGTAAGATTTCATATAGGGCTTGAAGATACAAAAGATTTAATTGCTGATTTAACACAGGCTTTTGATAGTATTAAAAAATAA
- the purB gene encoding adenylosuccinate lyase yields MTGISVFDHRLLADSWSTPAMRAIFSEENRIQKWLDVEAALAKAQAKLKIIPEDAAEEIAKKAHYEFMDMDFIYAEFKKTKHPLVPTVRGLEKACENGLGEFVHFGVTTQDIIDTGLVLQFKEAMQIIKSELKAIAKDLAKLAKTHKNTPMMGRTLALQALPITFGHKVAIWLSELNRHYDRIMELEKRLYVGLIVGAVGTKASLSDECNEVEKLTLENLDLNVPDISWQPARDRFIELGYVLGNINATFNKIAHQLLILTHNEIDEIAEPFGKGQVGSSTMPHKRNPAVSENAVTVSNALRANIAILSDIERHEHERDGQVWKMEWKLLPEIFLMLSVVLANMKFVFSDLEVKKDKMLKNLNILDGFVLAERVMFALSDHYGKQHAHEIVYENAMRGIEGHKTFKEVLLSDERVSKVLNEKDIDALLDATTYVGYAPKLVDEFLEKIASSEILK; encoded by the coding sequence ATGACAGGAATTAGTGTATTTGATCATAGATTATTAGCAGATTCTTGGAGCACTCCTGCAATGAGAGCTATTTTTAGTGAAGAAAATAGAATTCAAAAATGGCTTGATGTAGAAGCTGCCCTAGCAAAAGCACAAGCAAAGCTTAAAATCATACCAGAAGATGCCGCAGAAGAGATAGCAAAAAAAGCTCATTATGAATTTATGGATATGGATTTTATCTATGCTGAATTTAAAAAAACCAAACATCCTTTAGTGCCGACCGTTCGTGGTTTAGAAAAGGCTTGTGAAAATGGTTTGGGCGAATTTGTGCATTTTGGAGTTACTACTCAAGATATTATTGATACTGGACTTGTTTTGCAATTTAAAGAAGCAATGCAAATCATAAAAAGCGAGTTAAAGGCTATAGCAAAAGATTTAGCAAAACTTGCTAAAACACATAAAAACACCCCTATGATGGGAAGAACTTTAGCTTTGCAAGCTTTACCTATAACTTTTGGACACAAAGTTGCTATTTGGCTTAGTGAATTAAACCGCCATTATGATAGGATAATGGAGCTTGAAAAAAGATTATATGTAGGTTTAATCGTAGGTGCAGTAGGAACTAAAGCAAGTTTAAGCGATGAGTGTAATGAAGTAGAAAAGCTAACTTTGGAAAATTTAGATTTAAATGTACCTGATATTTCTTGGCAGCCTGCAAGAGATCGTTTTATAGAGCTTGGTTATGTTTTAGGAAATATTAATGCAACCTTTAACAAAATAGCACATCAGCTTTTAATCCTTACACACAATGAAATAGATGAAATAGCAGAGCCTTTTGGCAAAGGACAAGTTGGATCAAGCACTATGCCACACAAAAGAAATCCTGCGGTAAGTGAAAATGCAGTAACTGTTAGTAATGCTTTAAGAGCAAATATTGCGATTTTAAGTGATATTGAAAGACATGAGCATGAAAGAGATGGACAAGTTTGGAAAATGGAATGGAAACTTTTACCTGAAATTTTCTTAATGCTTTCAGTGGTTTTGGCAAATATGAAATTTGTTTTTAGTGATTTAGAAGTTAAAAAAGACAAAATGCTTAAAAATCTAAATATTTTAGATGGCTTTGTTTTAGCAGAACGCGTTATGTTTGCATTAAGTGATCATTATGGAAAGCAACACGCACATGAGATTGTTTATGAAAATGCGATGAGAGGCATAGAAGGTCATAAAACATTTAAAGAAGTATTATTAAGTGATGAAAGAGTAAGTAAAGTATTAAATGAAAAAGACATTGATGCCTTGCTTGATGCGACTACTTATGTGGGTTATGCACCAAAACTTGTAGATGAATTTTTAGAAAAAATCGCTTCATCTGAAATTTTAAAATAG
- the dcuC gene encoding C4-dicarboxylate transporter DcuC: MLGLSFSLLSVILLVFMLYKKVNAHMALLLSGLLLLSLAAIFGLSPHVIEKGSLNLAFFDIFQVFNQTMSSTLAGLGLTLMCIAGFSAYMDHVGASYALFKVFEKPLKMVKSPYVLLIIAYFIVQFLVLFIPSHAGLGLLLMVTMYPILVRSGVSKLSALSVIAICQYIDHGPGSGNVIMASKVADIDPAIYFVNYQLPTTLPIILAVGLAIYLSNKFFDKRDNFVFNAQEVEKELSQNEDKEKELKKPPRIYAILPIIPLVLILGFSSVLDSFLVLIGISSVEEVEAAASTAIKMNVPVAMVISTFVAIIFEMIRYKSIVETLNSIMIFFKGMGHLFVITVSLIVCGQVFANGLLSVGFVDTLIGYCQSAGFGVLAIIIAVSILLAVCAFLMGSGNAAFFSFAPLIPNIAKHFGVETITMIAPIQIMTGFGRCVSPIAPAILAISAIAKVNPLQVVKRTAIPMLVAAITNIIMTYIYL; this comes from the coding sequence ATGCTAGGTCTTAGTTTTTCTTTATTAAGCGTAATTTTACTTGTTTTTATGCTTTATAAAAAAGTCAATGCTCACATGGCATTGCTTTTAAGTGGTTTGTTGTTGCTTTCTTTGGCTGCTATTTTTGGGCTTTCTCCACATGTTATTGAAAAAGGCTCTTTAAATTTAGCCTTTTTTGATATTTTTCAAGTTTTTAACCAAACAATGTCAAGTACTTTAGCAGGTCTTGGTCTTACCTTAATGTGTATTGCTGGATTTTCTGCTTATATGGATCATGTTGGGGCTTCCTATGCACTTTTTAAGGTTTTTGAAAAACCTCTAAAAATGGTAAAATCTCCCTATGTTTTGCTTATAATTGCATATTTTATCGTGCAATTTTTAGTTCTTTTTATCCCATCTCATGCAGGACTTGGACTTTTGCTTATGGTTACCATGTATCCTATTTTGGTGCGTTCGGGTGTTTCAAAACTATCTGCCTTAAGCGTGATTGCAATTTGTCAATACATAGATCATGGACCTGGAAGTGGTAATGTTATCATGGCTTCAAAAGTGGCTGATATTGATCCTGCGATCTATTTTGTAAATTATCAGTTGCCTACAACTTTACCAATCATTTTAGCAGTGGGACTTGCGATTTATCTTAGCAATAAATTCTTTGATAAAAGAGATAATTTTGTTTTCAACGCTCAAGAAGTAGAAAAAGAATTAAGTCAAAATGAGGACAAAGAAAAAGAATTAAAAAAACCACCAAGAATTTATGCTATTTTGCCTATAATCCCTTTAGTTTTAATATTAGGTTTTAGTTCGGTTTTAGATAGTTTTTTAGTTTTGATTGGAATTAGTAGTGTCGAAGAGGTTGAAGCAGCTGCTAGCACTGCAATTAAAATGAATGTTCCAGTAGCAATGGTAATTTCAACTTTTGTGGCTATTATTTTTGAAATGATACGCTATAAAAGTATAGTAGAAACTCTTAATTCTATTATGATTTTCTTTAAAGGAATGGGGCATTTATTTGTAATCACAGTTTCTTTGATAGTTTGCGGTCAGGTCTTTGCAAATGGACTTTTATCGGTTGGTTTTGTGGATACTTTGATAGGATATTGCCAAAGTGCTGGATTTGGCGTGCTTGCTATTATTATTGCAGTATCTATTTTACTTGCAGTTTGTGCTTTTTTGATGGGTTCTGGAAATGCAGCATTTTTTTCTTTTGCGCCATTAATTCCAAACATAGCAAAACATTTTGGTGTTGAAACCATTACTATGATAGCACCAATTCAAATTATGACAGGTTTTGGAAGATGTGTTAGTCCTATAGCACCGGCAATTTTGGCAATTTCAGCTATTGCAAAAGTAAATCCTTTGCAAGTGGTTAAAAGAACAGCTATTCCTATGTTGGTGGCTGCGATTACTAATATTATTATGACTTATATTTATTTATAA
- the fabI gene encoding enoyl-ACP reductase FabI translates to MIMKGKKGLIVGVANNKSIAYGIAKACFEQGASLAFTFLNDALKKRVEPIAEEFNSKFVYELDVNNEEHLASIADKVKKDLGEIDFIVHAVAYAPKEALENSFLETSKEAFDIAMGTSVYSLLSLTRAVLPVLKENGSILTLSYLGGVKYVPHYNVMGVAKAALESSVRYLARDLGIKGIRVNAISAGPIKTLAASGIGDFRMILKYNEINAPLKRNVSTQDVGNSAMYLLSDLARGVTGEVHYVDAGYNIMGMGDVEKDENGNTILCWDKQKG, encoded by the coding sequence ATGATAATGAAAGGTAAAAAAGGTCTTATTGTAGGTGTTGCAAATAATAAATCCATTGCTTATGGTATAGCAAAAGCTTGCTTTGAGCAAGGGGCGAGTTTGGCTTTTACTTTTTTAAATGATGCTTTAAAAAAACGCGTTGAGCCTATCGCAGAAGAGTTTAATTCTAAATTTGTTTATGAACTTGATGTGAATAATGAAGAACATTTAGCAAGCATAGCCGATAAAGTTAAAAAAGATTTAGGCGAGATCGATTTTATAGTTCATGCAGTAGCTTACGCACCAAAAGAAGCCTTAGAAAATTCCTTTTTGGAAACTTCAAAAGAAGCCTTTGATATTGCAATGGGAACTTCTGTGTATTCTTTACTTTCTTTAACAAGAGCAGTGCTTCCAGTGCTTAAAGAAAATGGTTCAATTTTAACACTAAGCTATCTTGGTGGTGTTAAGTATGTACCTCATTATAATGTTATGGGTGTGGCAAAAGCAGCACTTGAAAGCTCTGTGCGTTATTTAGCAAGAGATTTGGGCATAAAAGGAATTCGCGTTAATGCAATTTCAGCAGGACCTATTAAAACTTTAGCAGCAAGCGGGATAGGCGATTTTAGAATGATACTAAAATACAATGAAATCAATGCCCCATTAAAACGCAATGTAAGCACTCAAGATGTAGGAAATTCAGCAATGTATTTACTTAGCGATTTAGCACGAGGGGTAACTGGCGAGGTGCATTATGTCGATGCGGGATATAATATCATGGGTATGGGCGATGTAGAAAAAGATGAAAATGGAAATACCATACTTTGCTGGGACAAACAAAAAGGATAA